Within Burkholderia latens, the genomic segment TTCGCGGGCCTTCAGCCGTGTGAAGCGCTCGCGCACCGCGTCGGATTGAATCAGGTAATCGGGAATGGCTTGCGGGTTCTGCATGATGCCCTCTGCTCAAATCGGTCGTTGGGTGCGTGCGGACGGCGTTCACGCTTTCAGCGTGCGGTCCCACGGAAAAAGCCGGCGGCCGAGCAGCCCGAGCACGATGTCGGTGCCGAGGCCGATGATCCCGATCATCAGGATCGCCGCGTACACGTTGTCGAAATGCTGGTAGCGCGCCTGCTGGCTGATGTACCACGTGATGCCCGAGCTCGTGCCGACGAGCTCAGCGACGATCAGGTAAGTCCAGGCCCAGCCGAGCAGGATCCGCTGATCGCGATACAGGTCCGGCAGCACGCCCGGAATCACGACGTGGGTAAGCAGCTTCAGTTTCTTCGTGCCGAGCGTCATCGCGGCTTCGAACAGCCCGTATTCGAGCTTGCGCGTGGTGTTCGCGATGATCAGCACTTGCTGGAACAGCGTTCCGATCACGATGATCGCGATCTTCGGCGCGTCATAGATGCCGAGAATCGCGACCATCAGCGCGCCGAACGCGGGCGCCGGCAAATAGCGGAAGAACTCCAGGAAAGGCTCCTGCAGCCGCGCGAGCGCGCTGAAGGTGCCGCAGACGATGCCGAGCGGCACGCCGATCGCGGACGAAATCACGAAGCCCCAGAAGATGATGCGGATGCTGTGCCACAGGCTTTCGTGCAGCCATACACAGTCGCGCGACGCGGGCGGCGTCGTGAACGCCGTGTAGAACGCACGCAGCACCTGATGCGGCGCCGGCAGGTAGACCGGATTCGCGCGCTCGCCTTCGGGCACCGCCGTGTGCGCGGCCCGCGCATGCGCAAGCTCGTCGTCGAACACGTCGCGCTCGACCTGCATGCCGGCCTGGAAATAGTCGACGCTGCCGGGATTCGTGATGCGCACCTGCGGGTGCCATACGAACGGGACGTAGCTGATCAGGCACCAGACGGCGAACGGCAGCAGGAAGGACGCCAGCCCGAGCGTCCATTTTCCGCGCGTCGTCAGCTCGCGCCGCACGGCGAGCCATCCGTTCGTGTTGCGGGTCGTTGTCATCGGATTCTCCGTATCGTTTCGGGTGCCGGCCGCGGATGCACGGGCATCGCGCGACCGTGCGTTCAT encodes:
- a CDS encoding ABC transporter permease, with protein sequence MTTTRNTNGWLAVRRELTTRGKWTLGLASFLLPFAVWCLISYVPFVWHPQVRITNPGSVDYFQAGMQVERDVFDDELAHARAAHTAVPEGERANPVYLPAPHQVLRAFYTAFTTPPASRDCVWLHESLWHSIRIIFWGFVISSAIGVPLGIVCGTFSALARLQEPFLEFFRYLPAPAFGALMVAILGIYDAPKIAIIVIGTLFQQVLIIANTTRKLEYGLFEAAMTLGTKKLKLLTHVVIPGVLPDLYRDQRILLGWAWTYLIVAELVGTSSGITWYISQQARYQHFDNVYAAILMIGIIGLGTDIVLGLLGRRLFPWDRTLKA